One genomic window of Cupriavidus metallidurans CH34 includes the following:
- the czcB gene encoding heavy metal efflux RND transporter CzcB — MAISNKQKAAIAAIVLVGGVATGGVLLSGRSAPEEQGGHSESKGHGDTEHHGKQAAEADHKDDKSHGDGEHHEVKKGPNGGALFSRDGYDVEIGTAESKGEARIRLWVSKSGKAVANGVAATGQLVRATGESQALKFVVSGDALESQQPVAEPHVFDVTANVTLPGSSSPLAVRLSKEEGKIELTADQLAKTGVVVQTAGSAKVQAGVQFPGEIRFNEDKTAHVVPRLAGVVESVPANIGQQVKKGQVLAVIASTGLSDQRSELLAAQKRLDLARVTYDREKKLWEQKISAEQDYLSARNALQEAQISVQNAQQKLTAIGASNSSTALNRYELRAPFDGMIVEKHISLGEAVADNANVFTLSDLSSVWAEFVVSAKDVERVRIGEKASINSASSDVKADGTVSYVGSLLGEQTRTAKARVTLTNPQMAWRPGLFVTVDVFGADVEVPVAVKTEAVQDVNGESVVFVAVQGGFVPQPVKVGRTNGKVIEIVEGLKPGARYAAANSFVLKAELGKSSAEHGH; from the coding sequence ATGGCTATTTCGAACAAACAAAAGGCTGCCATTGCGGCCATCGTACTGGTGGGCGGCGTCGCGACTGGTGGCGTTCTGCTGAGCGGGCGCTCTGCGCCGGAAGAGCAGGGTGGGCACTCGGAATCCAAGGGGCATGGCGACACCGAGCACCATGGCAAGCAGGCGGCGGAAGCCGACCACAAGGATGACAAGTCACACGGCGACGGCGAGCATCACGAGGTCAAGAAGGGCCCCAATGGTGGCGCGCTCTTTTCGCGTGATGGCTATGACGTCGAAATTGGCACGGCCGAATCCAAGGGCGAGGCCCGTATTCGGCTCTGGGTTAGCAAGTCTGGGAAGGCGGTGGCAAATGGCGTGGCAGCGACAGGCCAGCTCGTGCGGGCTACGGGCGAGTCTCAAGCGCTCAAGTTCGTGGTGTCTGGCGACGCGCTGGAAAGCCAACAGCCAGTTGCCGAGCCCCATGTCTTTGACGTGACCGCAAATGTGACCTTGCCCGGTTCGTCTTCGCCACTCGCCGTGCGGCTCTCGAAAGAGGAAGGCAAGATTGAGTTGACAGCGGACCAGCTGGCCAAGACAGGGGTAGTGGTTCAAACCGCGGGCTCGGCAAAGGTCCAGGCTGGCGTCCAGTTCCCCGGCGAAATCCGTTTCAACGAAGACAAGACAGCCCACGTGGTGCCGCGACTGGCTGGCGTCGTAGAGAGCGTTCCGGCCAATATTGGGCAACAGGTTAAGAAGGGACAGGTTCTCGCGGTCATCGCGAGCACCGGACTTTCTGACCAGCGCAGCGAACTGCTCGCAGCACAGAAACGTCTGGATCTGGCGCGTGTCACTTATGACCGCGAGAAGAAGCTCTGGGAACAGAAGATCTCTGCGGAGCAAGATTATCTGAGCGCCCGCAACGCGCTGCAGGAAGCGCAGATCAGTGTCCAGAACGCGCAGCAGAAGCTGACCGCCATTGGCGCCAGCAACAGCTCGACGGCACTCAATCGCTACGAGCTGCGCGCACCGTTCGACGGCATGATCGTTGAAAAGCATATCTCGCTTGGGGAAGCGGTGGCGGACAACGCCAACGTGTTCACGCTGTCGGATCTGTCGTCCGTCTGGGCCGAGTTCGTGGTGTCTGCCAAGGATGTCGAGCGGGTGCGCATCGGCGAAAAGGCGTCGATCAATTCGGCATCGTCCGATGTGAAGGCAGATGGCACCGTTTCATACGTGGGTTCGCTGCTGGGCGAGCAGACGCGGACGGCGAAGGCCCGCGTAACATTGACCAATCCACAGATGGCTTGGCGACCGGGTCTCTTCGTCACGGTCGACGTATTCGGTGCTGATGTCGAGGTGCCCGTTGCGGTGAAGACCGAGGCCGTCCAGGACGTCAATGGCGAGAGCGTAGTCTTTGTCGCGGTTCAAGGTGGATTCGTGCCGCAGCCGGTGAAGGTCGGCCGGACAAACGGCAAGGTCATCGAGATTGTCGAGGGCCTGAAGCCGGGCGCACGTTACGCCGCCGCCAACAGTTTTGTTCTGAAGGCCGAACTTGGCAAATCCAGCGCCGAACACGGCCATTGA
- the czcA gene encoding heavy metal efflux RND transporter CzcA: protein MFERIISFAIQQRWLVLLAVFGMAGLGIFSYNRLPIDAVPDITNVQVQVNTSAPGYSPLETEQRATYPIEVVMAGLPGLEQTRSLSRYGLSQVTVIFKDGTDVYFARQLVNQRIQEAKDNLPEGVVPAMGPISTGLGEIYLWTVEAEEGARKADGTAYTPTDLREIQDWVVRPQLRNVPGVTEINTIGGFNKQYLVAPSLERLASYGLTLTDVVNALNKNNDNVGAGYIERRGEQYLVRAPGQVASEDDIRNIIVGTAQGQPIRIRDIGDVEIGKELRTGAATENGKEVVLGTVFMLIGENSRAVSKAVDEKVASINRTMPEGVKIVTVYDRTRLVDKAIATVKKNLLEGAVLVIVILFLFLGNIRAALITATIIPLAMLFTFTGMVNYKISANLMSLGALDFGIIIDGAVVIVENCVRRLAHAQEHHGRPLTRSERFHEVFAAAKEARRPLIFGQLIIMIVYLPIFALTGVEGKMFHPMAFTVVLALLGAMILSVTFVPAAVALFIGERVAEKENRLMLWAKRRYEPLLEKSLANTAVVLTFAAVSIVLCVAIAARLGSEFIPNLNEGDIAIQALRIPGTSLSQSVEMQKTIETTLKAKFPEIERVFARTGTAEIASDLMPPNISDGYIMLKPEKDWPEPKKTHAELLSAIQEEAGKIPGNNYEFSQPIQLRFNELISGVRSDVAVKIFGDDNNVLSETAKKVSAVLQGIPGAQEVKVEQTTGLPMLTVKIDREKAARYGLNMSDVQDAVATGVGGRDSGTFFQGDRRFDIVVRLPEAVRGEVEALRRLPIPLPKGVDARTTFIPLSEVATLEMAPGPNQISRENGKRRIVISANVRGRDIGSFVPEAEAAIQSQVKIPAGYWMTWGGTFEQLQSATTRLQVVVPVALLLVFVLLFAMFNNIKDGLLVFTGIPFALTGGILALWIRGIPMSITAAVGFIALCGVAVLNGLVMLSFIRSLREEGHSLDSAVRVGALTRLRPVLMTALVASLGFVPMAIATGTGAEVQRPLATVVIGGILSSTALTLLVLPVLYRLAHRKDEDAEDTREPVTQTHQPDQGRQPA from the coding sequence ATGTTTGAACGTATCATTAGTTTCGCCATCCAGCAGCGATGGCTGGTCCTGCTCGCCGTGTTTGGAATGGCCGGGTTAGGGATTTTCAGCTACAACCGACTACCGATCGACGCGGTCCCTGACATTACCAACGTTCAGGTTCAGGTCAATACCTCGGCACCAGGCTATTCACCGCTCGAAACCGAACAGCGTGCTACGTATCCGATCGAGGTCGTGATGGCCGGCCTGCCGGGACTCGAACAGACGCGTTCCCTGTCCCGCTATGGCTTGTCGCAGGTGACGGTCATCTTCAAGGATGGCACGGACGTCTATTTCGCGCGCCAACTCGTCAACCAGCGCATCCAGGAAGCCAAGGACAATCTGCCTGAAGGCGTTGTGCCGGCGATGGGGCCTATTTCGACCGGCCTCGGGGAGATCTATCTATGGACCGTTGAAGCCGAAGAGGGTGCTCGCAAAGCTGACGGGACTGCCTATACGCCGACAGATTTGCGCGAAATCCAGGATTGGGTGGTACGGCCGCAACTGCGTAACGTGCCCGGTGTCACCGAGATCAATACTATCGGTGGTTTCAACAAGCAGTACCTGGTCGCGCCGAGTCTTGAACGGCTAGCGTCGTACGGGCTGACGCTGACCGACGTCGTCAATGCGCTGAACAAGAACAACGACAACGTGGGTGCGGGCTACATCGAGCGTAGGGGCGAGCAGTATCTGGTTCGTGCGCCGGGTCAGGTTGCGTCCGAAGACGACATCCGCAACATTATTGTCGGTACAGCGCAGGGGCAGCCGATCCGCATTCGCGACATCGGGGATGTGGAGATTGGCAAGGAACTGCGTACCGGTGCGGCAACCGAGAATGGCAAGGAAGTTGTGCTGGGCACGGTATTCATGCTCATCGGCGAAAACAGCCGGGCTGTGTCAAAAGCGGTCGATGAAAAGGTCGCTTCCATTAACCGTACGATGCCGGAAGGTGTGAAGATCGTAACGGTATACGACCGGACACGTCTGGTCGACAAGGCCATTGCGACCGTCAAGAAGAACCTTCTTGAAGGCGCGGTGCTCGTCATCGTAATTCTGTTCCTTTTCCTGGGTAACATCCGCGCGGCGCTGATTACCGCGACGATCATTCCGCTGGCGATGTTGTTCACCTTCACGGGGATGGTGAACTACAAGATCAGTGCGAACCTGATGAGCTTGGGCGCGCTCGACTTCGGCATCATCATCGATGGCGCGGTGGTGATTGTCGAAAACTGTGTGAGGCGACTGGCGCATGCGCAGGAACACCATGGCCGGCCATTGACGCGCTCCGAGCGGTTCCATGAGGTGTTTGCCGCAGCGAAGGAGGCGCGTCGCCCACTGATCTTCGGTCAGCTCATCATTATGATCGTCTACCTGCCGATCTTTGCGCTGACGGGGGTGGAAGGCAAGATGTTCCACCCGATGGCGTTCACGGTCGTCCTGGCGCTGCTGGGCGCGATGATTCTGTCCGTGACGTTCGTTCCGGCTGCGGTCGCCTTGTTCATCGGCGAACGGGTGGCCGAGAAAGAAAATCGTCTCATGCTCTGGGCGAAGCGTCGCTACGAGCCGCTGCTGGAAAAGTCGCTCGCGAACACGGCCGTTGTATTGACGTTTGCCGCGGTGTCAATTGTTCTGTGCGTGGCCATTGCGGCCCGCCTGGGCAGCGAGTTCATCCCCAATCTGAACGAAGGCGACATTGCCATCCAGGCGCTGCGCATTCCTGGCACGAGCCTGTCGCAGTCCGTGGAGATGCAGAAGACGATCGAGACGACCCTCAAGGCAAAATTCCCCGAAATCGAGCGCGTGTTTGCGCGGACAGGTACGGCGGAGATTGCATCCGATCTGATGCCGCCGAATATTTCGGATGGCTACATCATGCTCAAGCCTGAGAAGGATTGGCCAGAGCCGAAGAAAACACATGCCGAACTGCTGTCCGCCATCCAGGAGGAAGCCGGCAAGATCCCCGGGAACAACTACGAGTTCTCCCAACCGATCCAGCTGCGGTTCAACGAGCTGATCTCCGGGGTCCGCTCGGACGTCGCAGTCAAGATCTTCGGCGATGACAACAACGTGCTCAGCGAGACGGCGAAGAAGGTATCGGCCGTGCTGCAGGGCATCCCCGGCGCGCAGGAGGTGAAGGTAGAACAGACCACCGGCTTGCCGATGCTGACGGTCAAGATCGATCGGGAGAAGGCGGCGCGATACGGGCTTAACATGAGCGACGTGCAAGACGCGGTGGCAACGGGCGTCGGAGGCCGTGATTCCGGAACCTTCTTCCAGGGCGATCGTCGTTTCGATATCGTGGTCCGCCTGCCCGAAGCTGTGCGCGGCGAGGTCGAGGCTCTGCGCCGATTGCCGATTCCGTTGCCAAAAGGAGTGGACGCGAGAACGACGTTTATCCCATTGAGCGAGGTGGCGACGCTGGAAATGGCGCCCGGCCCGAACCAGATCTCGCGCGAGAACGGCAAGCGCCGCATCGTGATCAGTGCCAACGTTCGTGGACGTGATATTGGTTCATTCGTGCCCGAGGCGGAAGCGGCTATCCAAAGCCAGGTCAAGATCCCGGCTGGCTACTGGATGACATGGGGTGGCACCTTTGAGCAACTGCAGTCCGCCACCACCCGCCTGCAGGTGGTAGTGCCGGTGGCGCTGTTGCTGGTCTTCGTACTGTTGTTTGCGATGTTCAACAACATCAAGGATGGCTTGCTAGTCTTCACGGGCATTCCCTTTGCGCTGACTGGCGGGATTCTTGCCCTGTGGATACGCGGCATTCCGATGTCCATTACTGCAGCGGTGGGCTTCATCGCGCTGTGCGGGGTGGCGGTGCTCAATGGTCTGGTGATGCTGTCGTTTATCCGATCGCTGCGCGAAGAAGGGCATTCCCTCGACAGCGCGGTCCGAGTTGGCGCCCTGACGCGACTGCGTCCGGTGCTGATGACGGCCCTGGTGGCATCCCTGGGTTTCGTGCCGATGGCCATCGCCACCGGTACGGGCGCTGAGGTGCAACGTCCCCTCGCAACGGTGGTAATCGGTGGCATCTTGTCGTCCACGGCGCTGACCCTACTGGTGTTGCCGGTGCTCTATCGACTTGCTCACCGCAAGGATGAGGACGCGGAAGATACTCGCGAGCCAGTCACTCAGACGCATCAACCGGATCAAGGCCGCCAGCCTGCATGA
- a CDS encoding cation diffusion facilitator family transporter → MGAGHSHDHPGGNERSLKIALALTGTFLIAEVVGGVMTKSLALISDAAHMLTDTVALAIALAAIAIAKRPADKKRTFGYYRFEILAAAFNALLLFGVAIYILYEAYLRLKSPPQIESTGMFVVAVLGLIINLISMRMLSSGQSSSLNVKGAYLEVWSDLLGSVGVIAGAIIIRFTGWAWVDSAIAVLIGLWVLPRTWILLKSSLNVLLEGVPDDVDLAEVEKQILATPGVKSFHDLHIWALTSGKASLTVHVVNDTAVNPEMEVLPELKQMLADKFDITHVTIQFELAPCEQADAAQHFNASPALVGSKSLAAGGN, encoded by the coding sequence ATGGGCGCAGGTCACTCACACGACCATCCCGGTGGCAACGAGCGATCGCTCAAGATCGCCCTTGCGCTGACCGGTACGTTCCTGATTGCCGAAGTGGTCGGTGGTGTCATGACGAAGAGCCTGGCGTTGATCTCCGACGCCGCGCACATGCTCACGGACACCGTCGCACTGGCCATCGCACTGGCTGCTATTGCGATCGCCAAGCGACCCGCGGACAAGAAGCGGACATTTGGCTACTACCGTTTTGAGATTCTTGCCGCGGCCTTTAACGCATTGCTGCTGTTCGGTGTGGCTATCTACATCCTGTACGAAGCCTACCTGCGGCTGAAATCGCCACCTCAGATTGAGTCAACCGGCATGTTCGTCGTGGCTGTGCTGGGCCTGATCATCAATCTCATCAGCATGCGCATGCTGTCCTCCGGGCAAAGCAGCAGCCTGAACGTGAAGGGTGCTTATCTGGAAGTCTGGAGCGATCTGCTCGGGTCGGTTGGCGTCATCGCCGGTGCGATCATCATCCGCTTCACGGGCTGGGCGTGGGTCGACTCCGCCATTGCGGTGCTGATCGGCCTCTGGGTACTGCCTCGCACGTGGATCCTGCTGAAGTCGAGCCTGAATGTGCTGCTCGAAGGCGTACCCGATGACGTGGATCTGGCAGAGGTTGAGAAGCAAATTCTGGCGACGCCCGGGGTAAAAAGCTTCCATGACCTCCACATCTGGGCACTTACCAGCGGCAAGGCGAGCTTGACGGTTCATGTCGTGAATGACACGGCCGTCAACCCGGAAATGGAAGTGCTACCGGAATTGAAGCAGATGCTGGCTGACAAATTCGATATCACGCACGTGACCATTCAGTTCGAACTGGCACCATGCGAACAAGCGGATGCAGCTCAGCATTTCAATGCATCGCCAGCACTGGTCGGATCGAAGTCGCTTGCTGCAGGAGGAAACTAA
- the czcR gene encoding heavy metal homeostasis two-component system response regulator CzcR codes for MRVLVVEDEPRTAEYLQKGLSESGFVVDIANNGGDGLHMAEETDYDVIILDVMLPGMDGWTVIKSIRSKSETPVLFLTALDDVADRVRGFELGADDYLVKPFAFAELLARIRRCLRQSTSKESERLRIADLDIDVLGRRVFRGTTRIELTNQEFSLLHLLMRRRGEVLSRTTIASQVWGVNFDTDTNVVDVAIRRLRSKVDDPFDQKLIHTVRGMGYVLDPERGR; via the coding sequence GTGCGGGTACTTGTTGTAGAAGACGAACCGCGTACTGCGGAGTATTTGCAGAAGGGATTGTCGGAGTCGGGTTTCGTGGTCGACATCGCGAACAATGGTGGCGATGGGCTCCACATGGCGGAAGAGACCGACTACGACGTCATCATCCTGGACGTCATGCTGCCAGGTATGGACGGGTGGACGGTCATCAAGTCCATTCGATCCAAGTCCGAGACACCCGTACTGTTTCTGACGGCGCTGGATGATGTGGCGGATCGTGTCAGAGGCTTCGAGTTGGGGGCAGACGATTACCTGGTCAAGCCCTTCGCCTTTGCCGAGCTCCTTGCCCGTATCCGGCGTTGCTTGCGCCAAAGCACCTCGAAGGAGTCCGAGCGATTGCGCATTGCCGATCTGGACATCGACGTGCTTGGAAGGCGGGTATTCCGGGGAACTACCCGCATTGAATTGACGAATCAGGAGTTCTCGCTGTTGCACCTGCTCATGCGCCGGAGAGGGGAGGTGCTGTCGCGAACCACGATCGCGTCCCAGGTCTGGGGCGTCAACTTCGACACGGATACCAATGTCGTTGACGTCGCGATCCGGCGCCTGAGATCCAAGGTGGATGATCCCTTCGATCAAAAGCTGATCCATACCGTACGGGGAATGGGCTATGTCCTCGACCCAGAGCGCGGCCGGTGA
- the czcS gene encoding sensor histidine kinase CzcS has product MRPGTSITPLSLTRRLGLFFALVLSIALASMGAFAYYSLAAQLEARDDEVVKGKLEQVEHFLREVDGVQGVPAAQHRFDDLVRGYSDLIVRVTALDGRLLFRTGNDALLEGTDQAAVTGKSSLMFQSADAVLGRDGTRATVFVAKSGEDRKQVTARFRTTLVLGTTVGVILTALVGAAITRRELEPAHVLIKQINRISVERLSYRVDMPPKPTEVRDIASAFNAMLQRLEDGYQKLSRFSADLAHDLRTPLNNLIGHAEVALSRDRTGPEYVALVEESLVEYQRLARMIDAMLFLARADSANVALELTELQLNAELRKLSAYFSVLAEERSVVIRVSGDATLVADAILFQRAINNVLSNAVRHAWPNSMIDLVVRREAAHCCIDITNVGDPIPERELSLIFDRFFRGDRARSNSSQSTGLGLAIVLSIMELHGGDASAVSGLDGKTRFTLRFPLNGAEASARVSVGRPSQDRPVVG; this is encoded by the coding sequence ATGAGGCCCGGGACTTCGATAACCCCGCTGTCACTGACGAGGCGGCTTGGGCTCTTCTTTGCATTGGTACTGTCTATCGCGCTGGCCAGCATGGGCGCCTTTGCTTACTACTCGCTCGCCGCGCAACTCGAGGCCAGAGACGATGAGGTTGTAAAGGGAAAACTCGAACAGGTCGAGCATTTCTTGCGCGAGGTGGACGGGGTGCAGGGCGTCCCGGCGGCGCAGCATCGCTTCGATGATCTGGTGCGAGGTTACTCGGACCTCATCGTTCGCGTCACGGCGCTGGATGGCCGGCTTTTGTTTCGCACGGGCAACGATGCATTGCTGGAAGGCACTGACCAAGCGGCGGTCACGGGAAAGTCATCGCTCATGTTCCAGTCCGCCGATGCGGTGTTGGGGCGAGACGGTACGCGGGCGACGGTGTTCGTGGCGAAGTCTGGCGAGGACAGGAAGCAGGTGACTGCGCGATTCCGGACGACGCTCGTGCTTGGTACCACCGTCGGTGTGATATTGACGGCCCTGGTGGGGGCGGCCATTACGCGCCGTGAGCTGGAGCCGGCGCACGTACTTATCAAGCAGATCAACCGGATCAGTGTGGAACGGCTGAGCTACCGGGTGGACATGCCACCCAAGCCCACCGAAGTGCGTGATATCGCCTCTGCGTTCAATGCGATGCTGCAACGCCTCGAGGATGGTTATCAGAAGCTGTCGCGGTTCTCCGCCGATCTTGCCCATGATTTGCGCACGCCGCTTAACAACCTCATTGGACATGCCGAGGTCGCCTTGTCACGAGACCGCACCGGGCCCGAGTATGTCGCCTTGGTGGAGGAAAGCCTGGTCGAATACCAGCGACTTGCGAGGATGATCGATGCGATGTTGTTCCTCGCGCGAGCTGACAGTGCCAATGTGGCGCTCGAGTTGACGGAACTCCAGTTGAATGCAGAACTTCGCAAGTTGTCCGCCTACTTTTCGGTGCTTGCAGAGGAGCGAAGCGTCGTAATCAGGGTAAGCGGGGATGCCACCCTGGTCGCTGATGCCATTCTGTTCCAGCGTGCGATCAACAATGTTCTGTCAAATGCGGTCCGTCATGCGTGGCCGAATTCGATGATAGATCTGGTGGTGCGCCGCGAAGCGGCACATTGTTGCATCGACATCACGAACGTTGGAGACCCAATCCCGGAGCGGGAACTTTCCCTCATCTTTGATCGGTTCTTCCGTGGGGATAGGGCGAGATCCAACTCGTCACAGTCCACGGGGCTGGGCCTGGCCATCGTCCTGTCGATCATGGAGCTCCATGGCGGCGACGCGTCAGCCGTGAGCGGCTTGGATGGGAAGACACGCTTTACATTGCGCTTCCCGCTCAACGGTGCTGAAGCCTCAGCGCGGGTTTCGGTGGGTAGGCCGAGTCAGGACCGACCAGTCGTTGGGTAG
- the czcE gene encoding copper-binding periplasmic protein CzcE, whose protein sequence is MTMKTKKHALLFAALLLGGMSASYALEMTGLKPGVPASTATAQAMAKRHATLYGDPAGQSQASRIIDVKPGMRYVNVDSGETVAFRAGEKIVAWTFAQMVRDTSVDLGLLMPDLPGSAGVRVYIDRSDLFTGG, encoded by the coding sequence ATGACTATGAAAACGAAGAAACACGCCTTGCTGTTTGCGGCGTTGCTGTTGGGTGGGATGTCGGCTTCGTATGCTTTGGAAATGACCGGGTTGAAACCGGGCGTGCCTGCGTCGACGGCGACGGCGCAGGCGATGGCGAAGCGTCACGCGACCTTGTATGGCGATCCAGCCGGCCAATCTCAGGCCAGTCGCATTATCGACGTGAAGCCAGGGATGCGGTATGTCAACGTGGACTCTGGCGAGACGGTGGCGTTTCGGGCCGGCGAGAAGATCGTCGCATGGACCTTCGCCCAGATGGTCAGGGATACGAGTGTGGACCTTGGCTTGTTGATGCCGGATCTGCCGGGTAGCGCTGGCGTGCGCGTCTATATTGATAGAAGCGACCTCTTCACAGGTGGCTGA
- a CDS encoding porin, with protein MKISRIAVASLGLFATTAFAQSSVTLYGVADAGIEYLSNVPSASPGGSNQVRMTSGNMSTSRWGLRGVEDLGGGLKAIFELESGISFDTGAQNNSTRLFDRSAFVGLGSKYGQLTLGRQTTPMYDTTLQLDPMGFAPRYSLFKMDDVLAGRADNAIKYRGIFSGLTVTGLYSFSRTGGGEVPGNYKVDRNMGVSLMYETGALAVGAVYDEIQGSTVATADRKDRRALIGASYAFGPAKAFIGYRWYNGNVGALPTNGSNIYWAGLRYGLTPALTLTGAAYYTDSRNSGADPFLFVASADYAFSKRTDVYMNVGYALNRGNSQLGMNGYNSTTGSPTNVVPGKDQTGVVVGVRHKF; from the coding sequence ATGAAGATTAGTCGCATTGCCGTCGCATCCCTCGGTCTGTTCGCTACAACCGCATTCGCTCAATCGAGCGTCACGCTGTATGGTGTGGCCGACGCGGGTATCGAGTATCTGAGCAACGTCCCATCGGCTTCGCCCGGTGGCTCGAACCAGGTTCGCATGACCTCCGGCAACATGTCGACGTCGCGTTGGGGCCTGCGTGGCGTCGAAGACCTTGGCGGCGGTCTGAAAGCCATCTTCGAATTGGAAAGCGGCATTTCGTTCGACACCGGCGCACAGAACAACAGCACCCGTCTTTTTGATCGTAGTGCCTTCGTAGGATTGGGTAGCAAATATGGTCAACTGACGTTGGGTCGTCAAACGACACCAATGTATGACACCACGCTGCAACTCGACCCGATGGGCTTCGCGCCGCGCTACTCGCTCTTCAAGATGGATGACGTCTTGGCGGGTCGCGCTGACAATGCTATCAAGTACCGTGGCATCTTCAGTGGCCTGACGGTCACCGGCCTCTACAGCTTTAGCCGCACCGGCGGCGGCGAAGTGCCGGGGAACTACAAGGTCGATCGAAACATGGGCGTATCGCTCATGTATGAAACCGGCGCCCTCGCTGTCGGCGCGGTGTACGACGAGATCCAGGGCAGCACCGTCGCCACGGCCGACCGCAAGGACCGCCGCGCTCTAATTGGCGCGAGCTACGCTTTCGGACCGGCTAAGGCATTTATTGGTTATCGCTGGTACAACGGCAATGTCGGTGCGCTGCCGACGAACGGTTCTAACATTTACTGGGCCGGCCTGCGCTATGGCCTGACGCCCGCACTGACGCTGACCGGCGCCGCCTACTACACGGACAGCCGCAATTCTGGCGCAGACCCGTTCCTGTTCGTTGCCTCGGCAGATTACGCTTTCTCGAAGCGTACCGATGTGTATATGAACGTCGGTTATGCACTGAACCGCGGCAACTCGCAGCTGGGCATGAACGGCTACAACTCGACGACCGGCAGCCCGACCAACGTTGTCCCTGGCAAGGATCAGACCGGCGTCGTCGTAGGCGTACGCCACAAGTTCTGA
- a CDS encoding IS3-like element ISRme13 family transposase (programmed frameshift), protein MTSKTKRAQYTLEFKLEAVRLVKSGQSMAVVSATLGIRAQTLHNWVKAEREGKLTGAGMKPVSPEQMELARLRAEVARLKMERDIFKKSRSILCEGVGVRYAFIERNRRYWPVSVLCELLGVSPSGYHQRKQRTVSTDRPDRGRLSDDALLAHIKAIHAGVKGEYGWPRMWKELLARGVRVGKERVRKLMALHGIRARHKRKYIATTNSNHDLPVAPNLLQRDFSPAAPNQVWTSDITYVATAEGWLYLVVIIDLFSRQVVGWSMQPHMKAELVTDALRMAWFRRRPEAGVIVHTDRGSQYCSHLFQDALKAYGMRSSMSRRGDCWDNAPTESLWGSLKVARLHGRQFATRRAAMDEVIDWLGFYNASRLHSTLGYVSPMTFEKNWSAAQQHRAA, encoded by the exons ATGACAAGCAAGACAAAGCGGGCGCAGTACACGCTGGAATTCAAGCTGGAAGCGGTACGGCTGGTGAAGAGCGGGCAGAGCATGGCAGTGGTTAGCGCGACCCTGGGCATCAGAGCGCAGACGCTGCATAACTGGGTCAAGGCGGAGCGGGAAGGCAAGCTGACTGGTGCGGGTATGAAGCCGGTCAGCCCGGAGCAGATGGAGCTGGCCCGGCTTCGGGCGGAGGTGGCGCGCTTGAAGATGGAGCGCGATATTT TTAAAAAAAGCCGCAGCATACTTTGCGAAGGAGTCGGTGTGAGGTATGCGTTCATCGAGCGAAACCGACGTTACTGGCCGGTCTCGGTCCTGTGTGAGCTGTTAGGGGTCAGCCCCAGCGGCTATCACCAGCGCAAGCAACGCACAGTAAGCACCGACAGGCCAGATAGAGGCCGACTCAGTGACGATGCCTTGTTGGCCCACATCAAGGCGATTCACGCCGGGGTCAAGGGGGAGTACGGCTGGCCGCGCATGTGGAAGGAACTGCTGGCGCGTGGGGTGCGGGTGGGCAAGGAGCGTGTTCGCAAGCTGATGGCGCTGCACGGCATCCGTGCCCGCCACAAGCGCAAGTACATCGCGACAACCAACTCGAACCACGATTTGCCGGTGGCCCCCAATCTGCTGCAACGCGACTTTAGCCCAGCAGCACCCAATCAAGTCTGGACGAGCGACATAACCTATGTGGCGACCGCCGAAGGCTGGCTCTACCTGGTGGTCATCATCGACCTGTTCAGCCGGCAGGTGGTTGGCTGGTCGATGCAACCACACATGAAGGCCGAATTGGTCACGGACGCGCTGCGCATGGCCTGGTTCCGGCGCCGCCCGGAAGCCGGTGTGATTGTGCACACCGACCGGGGAAGCCAGTATTGCAGCCATCTGTTTCAAGACGCCCTGAAGGCGTATGGCATGCGCTCGTCAATGAGCCGCAGGGGCGATTGCTGGGACAACGCGCCGACTGAGAGTCTGTGGGGGTCGTTGAAGGTCGCTCGCCTGCACGGTCGCCAGTTCGCTACCCGCCGCGCCGCAATGGACGAGGTAATTGACTGGCTTGGCTTTTATAATGCCAGCCGACTCCACTCGACGCTGGGCTACGTCAGCCCCATGACGTTCGAGAAAAACTGGTCCGCAGCTCAGCAACACCGGGCTGCCTAA